Proteins encoded by one window of Microcebus murinus isolate Inina chromosome 2, M.murinus_Inina_mat1.0, whole genome shotgun sequence:
- the CAMTA1 gene encoding calmodulin-binding transcription activator 1 isoform X27 — protein sequence MSILERLEQMERRMAEMTGSQQHRQASGGGSSGSGSGGGNGGSQAQCASGTGTLGSCFESRVVVVCEKMMSRACWAKSKHLIHSKTFRGMTLLHLAAAQGYATLIQTLIKWRTKHADSIDLELEVDPLNVDHFSCTPLMWACALGHLEAAVVLYKWDRRAISIPDSLGRLPLGIARSRGHVKLAECLEHLQRDEQAQLGQNPRIHCPPSEEPPTDSWMAQWHSEAINSPEIPKGVTVIASTNPELRRPRSEPSNYYSSESHKDYPAPKKHKLNPEYFQARQEKLLSTALSLEQPNIRKQSPSSKQPVPETVSPSEGVRDYSRELSPPTPETAGFQASGSQPVGKWNAKDLYIGVSTVQVTGNPKGTSVGKDAAPSQVRPREPMSVLMMASREVVNTEMGAYRDSAENEECSQPMDDIQVNMMTLAEHIIEATPERIKQENFVPMEASGLERTGPATISSTMSWLASYLADADRLPNAAQIRSAYNEPLTPSSNTSLSPVGSPVSEIAFEKPNLPSAADWSEFLSASTSEKVENEFAQLTLSDHEQRELYEAARLVQTAFRKYKGRPLREQQEVAAAVIQRCYRKYKQLTWIALKYALYKKMTQAAILIQSKFRSYYEQKKFQQSRRAAVLIQKYYRSYKKCGKRRQARRTAVIVQQKLRSSLLTKKQDQAARKIMRFLRRCRHRVKELKKAKELEDIQQHPLAM from the exons ATGTCCATCCTGGAGCGGCTGGAGCAGATGGAAAGGAGGATGGCTGAGATGACAGGGTCCCAGCAGCACAGACAGGCGAGCGGAGGAGGCAGCAGTGGCAGCGGCAGTGGCGGCGGGAACGGCGGCAGTCAAGCCCAG TGTGCTTCTGGGACCGGGACCTTGGGGAGCTGCTTCGAGAGCCGCGTGGTCGTTGTGTGTGAGAAGATGATGAGCCGAGCCTGCTGGGCAAAGTCCAAGCACTTGATCCACTCAAAGACGTTCCGTGGAATGACCCTCTTACACCTGGCTGCCGCCCAGGGTTACGCCACCCTGATCCAGACCCTCATCAAGTGGCG CACAAAGCATGCGGATAGCATCGATTTGGAACTGGAAGTCGACCCCTTGAATGTGGACCACTTCTCCTGTACTCCTCTG ATGTGGGCCTGTGCCCTCGGGCACCTGGAAGCTGCTGTTGTGCTGTACAAGTGGGACCGCCGGGCCATCTCCATTCCCGACTCTCTAGGAAGACTGCCTTTGGGAATTGCCAGGTCAAGGGGTCATGTGAAATTAGCAGAATGTCTGGAGCACCTGCAGAGAGATGAGCAGGCTCAGCTGGGACAGAACCCCAGAATCCACTGTCCTCCAAGTGAGGAGCCTCCTACAGATAGTTGGATGGCGCAGTGGCACAGCGAAGCCATTAACTCTCCAGAAATACCCAAGGGAGTCACTGTCATTGCCAGTACCAATCCAG AGCTGAGAAGACCTCGGTCTGAACCCTCTAATTACTACAGCAGTGAGAGCCACAAAGATTATCCGGCTCCCAAAAAGCATAAATTGAACCCTGAGTACTTCCAGGCAAGGCAGGAGAAGCTGCTTTCCACTGCACTGAGTCTGGAACAGCCAAATATCAGGAAGCAAAGCCCTAGTTCTAAGCAGCCTGTCCCCGAGACAGTCAGCCCCAGTGAAGGAGTGAGGGACTACAGCCGGGAACTCTCCCCTCCCACTCCAGAGACTGCAGGATTCCAAGCCTCTGGATCTCAGCCTGTAGGAAAGTGGAATGCCAAAGATCTTTACATTGGTGTGTCTACAGTACAGGTGACTGGAAATCCGAAGGGGACCAGTGTAGGAAAGGATGCAGCACCTTCACAGGTGCGTCCACGGGAACCAATGAGTGTCCTGATGATGGCTAGCAGAGAGGTGGTGAACACAGAGATGGGGGCCTACCGTGATAGTGCAGAAAACGAAGAGTGCTCGCAACCCATGGATGACATCCAG GTGAACATGATGACCTTGGCAGAGCACATTATTGAAGCCACCCCTGAACGAATCAAGCAGGAGAATTTTGTGCCCATGGAGGCCTCAGGATTGGAAAGGACAGGGCCTGCCACCATTAGCAGTACAATGAGCTGGCTGGCCAGTTACCTTGCTGATGCGGATCGTCTGCCAAATGCTGCCCAGATCAG AAGTGCATATAATGAGCCTCTCACCCCTTCTTCTAATACCAGCCTGAGCCCTGTAGGCTCTCCTGTCAGTGAAATAGCTTTCGAGAAACCTAACCTGCCCTCAGCAGCGGACTGGTCAGAATTCCTGAGCGCATCTACCAGTGAGAAGGTTGAGAATGAGTTTGCTCAGCTGACTCTGTCTGACCATGAGCAGAGGGAGCTCTACGAAGCTGCCAGGCTTGTCCAGACAGCTTTCCGGAAATACAAG GGACGACCCTTGCGGGAACAGCAAGAAGTAGCTGCTGCTGTCATTCAGCGTTgttacagaaaatataaacag CTGACATGGATAGCCTTGAAG TATGCACTTTATAAAAAGATGACACAGGCTGCCATCCTTATCCAGAGCAAATTCCGAAGTTATTATgaacaaaaaaaatttcagcagAGCCGACGGGCTGCTGTGCTGATCCAGAAGTATTATCGGAGTTATAAGAAATGTGGCAAAAGACGGCAGGCTCGCCGAACAGCTGTAATTGTACAACAGAAACTCAG GAGCAGTTTGCTAACCAAAAAGCAGGACCAAGCTGCTCGAAAAATAATGAGGTTTCTACGCCGCTGTCGCCACAG
- the CAMTA1 gene encoding calmodulin-binding transcription activator 1 isoform X30 produces MSILERLEQMERRMAEMTGSQQHRQASGGGSSGSGSGGGNGGSQAQCASGTGTLGSCFESRVVVVCEKMMSRACWAKSKHLIHSKTFRGMTLLHLAAAQGYATLIQTLIKWRTKHADSIDLELEVDPLNVDHFSCTPLMWACALGHLEAAVVLYKWDRRAISIPDSLGRLPLGIARSRGHVKLAECLEHLQRDEQAQLGQNPRIHCPPSEEPPTDSWMAQWHSEAINSPEIPKGVTVIASTNPVQVTGNPKGTSVGKDAAPSQVRPREPMSVLMMASREVVNTEMGAYRDSAENEECSQPMDDIQVNMMTLAEHIIEATPERIKQENFVPMEASGLERTGPATISSTMSWLASYLADADRLPNAAQIRSAYNEPLTPSSNTSLSPVGSPVSEIAFEKPNLPSAADWSEFLSASTSEKVENEFAQLTLSDHEQRELYEAARLVQTAFRKYKGRPLREQQEVAAAVIQRCYRKYKQLTWIALKYALYKKMTQAAILIQSKFRSYYEQKKFQQSRRAAVLIQKYYRSYKKCGKRRQARRTAVIVQQKLRSSLLTKKQDQAARKIMRFLRRCRHRVKELKKAKELEDIQQHPLAM; encoded by the exons ATGTCCATCCTGGAGCGGCTGGAGCAGATGGAAAGGAGGATGGCTGAGATGACAGGGTCCCAGCAGCACAGACAGGCGAGCGGAGGAGGCAGCAGTGGCAGCGGCAGTGGCGGCGGGAACGGCGGCAGTCAAGCCCAG TGTGCTTCTGGGACCGGGACCTTGGGGAGCTGCTTCGAGAGCCGCGTGGTCGTTGTGTGTGAGAAGATGATGAGCCGAGCCTGCTGGGCAAAGTCCAAGCACTTGATCCACTCAAAGACGTTCCGTGGAATGACCCTCTTACACCTGGCTGCCGCCCAGGGTTACGCCACCCTGATCCAGACCCTCATCAAGTGGCG CACAAAGCATGCGGATAGCATCGATTTGGAACTGGAAGTCGACCCCTTGAATGTGGACCACTTCTCCTGTACTCCTCTG ATGTGGGCCTGTGCCCTCGGGCACCTGGAAGCTGCTGTTGTGCTGTACAAGTGGGACCGCCGGGCCATCTCCATTCCCGACTCTCTAGGAAGACTGCCTTTGGGAATTGCCAGGTCAAGGGGTCATGTGAAATTAGCAGAATGTCTGGAGCACCTGCAGAGAGATGAGCAGGCTCAGCTGGGACAGAACCCCAGAATCCACTGTCCTCCAAGTGAGGAGCCTCCTACAGATAGTTGGATGGCGCAGTGGCACAGCGAAGCCATTAACTCTCCAGAAATACCCAAGGGAGTCACTGTCATTGCCAGTACCAATCCAG TACAGGTGACTGGAAATCCGAAGGGGACCAGTGTAGGAAAGGATGCAGCACCTTCACAGGTGCGTCCACGGGAACCAATGAGTGTCCTGATGATGGCTAGCAGAGAGGTGGTGAACACAGAGATGGGGGCCTACCGTGATAGTGCAGAAAACGAAGAGTGCTCGCAACCCATGGATGACATCCAG GTGAACATGATGACCTTGGCAGAGCACATTATTGAAGCCACCCCTGAACGAATCAAGCAGGAGAATTTTGTGCCCATGGAGGCCTCAGGATTGGAAAGGACAGGGCCTGCCACCATTAGCAGTACAATGAGCTGGCTGGCCAGTTACCTTGCTGATGCGGATCGTCTGCCAAATGCTGCCCAGATCAG AAGTGCATATAATGAGCCTCTCACCCCTTCTTCTAATACCAGCCTGAGCCCTGTAGGCTCTCCTGTCAGTGAAATAGCTTTCGAGAAACCTAACCTGCCCTCAGCAGCGGACTGGTCAGAATTCCTGAGCGCATCTACCAGTGAGAAGGTTGAGAATGAGTTTGCTCAGCTGACTCTGTCTGACCATGAGCAGAGGGAGCTCTACGAAGCTGCCAGGCTTGTCCAGACAGCTTTCCGGAAATACAAG GGACGACCCTTGCGGGAACAGCAAGAAGTAGCTGCTGCTGTCATTCAGCGTTgttacagaaaatataaacag CTGACATGGATAGCCTTGAAG TATGCACTTTATAAAAAGATGACACAGGCTGCCATCCTTATCCAGAGCAAATTCCGAAGTTATTATgaacaaaaaaaatttcagcagAGCCGACGGGCTGCTGTGCTGATCCAGAAGTATTATCGGAGTTATAAGAAATGTGGCAAAAGACGGCAGGCTCGCCGAACAGCTGTAATTGTACAACAGAAACTCAG GAGCAGTTTGCTAACCAAAAAGCAGGACCAAGCTGCTCGAAAAATAATGAGGTTTCTACGCCGCTGTCGCCACAG